A window from Mogibacterium neglectum encodes these proteins:
- a CDS encoding 3-hydroxyacyl-CoA dehydrogenase translates to MNNKKVTVAGGGVLGSQIAFQSAFSGFDTTIWLRSEGSIGRSQPKIDRLYKIYLSEIETLRQNLGKSGIQVPGGFGVKAEDLTNEKLDELKEKVEYAYRNLKLSLSLEESAKGCNYFIESMAEIPDEKHEFYKKLDKVLDDNTIVMTNSSTFLPSTFRGDISKPERYLALHFANNIWRSNIGEVMGHSATSQVAYNEVVEFAKSLNMVPIKVLKEQPGYLLNSMLVPFLNSAQYLLANGIGDHENIDRAWKLGTGSPLGPFQILDIVGLTTAYNIVSSNPESKNPDSNAGKIAAMLKKYIDEGKTGINAGEGFYKYR, encoded by the coding sequence ATGAATAATAAAAAAGTTACAGTAGCTGGTGGAGGTGTGCTCGGCAGCCAGATTGCTTTTCAGAGCGCTTTCTCCGGATTTGATACAACTATATGGCTAAGAAGCGAGGGCTCTATCGGTAGATCTCAGCCTAAGATAGATAGGCTCTACAAGATTTATCTATCTGAAATCGAAACTCTAAGGCAGAATCTAGGCAAGTCTGGAATTCAGGTTCCAGGAGGTTTCGGCGTAAAAGCTGAAGACCTAACTAATGAGAAGCTCGATGAACTTAAGGAAAAGGTTGAATACGCTTACAGGAACCTAAAGCTATCTCTTTCTTTAGAGGAATCTGCAAAGGGTTGTAATTACTTCATAGAAAGCATGGCCGAGATTCCAGATGAGAAGCATGAGTTTTACAAGAAGCTCGATAAAGTACTAGATGATAACACTATTGTGATGACAAACTCTTCGACGTTCCTTCCTAGCACATTTAGGGGAGACATATCTAAGCCCGAAAGATATCTTGCACTTCACTTTGCTAATAACATCTGGAGAAGCAACATCGGTGAGGTTATGGGACACAGCGCGACATCACAGGTCGCATATAACGAGGTAGTTGAATTCGCTAAATCACTTAACATGGTTCCTATAAAGGTACTCAAGGAGCAGCCTGGTTATCTGCTAAACTCTATGCTCGTGCCATTCCTGAATTCCGCACAGTACCTGCTCGCTAACGGAATCGGAGATCATGAAAATATCGACCGAGCTTGGAAGCTAGGAACTGGTTCTCCGCTTGGGCCATTCCAGATACTCGATATCGTCGGACTCACTACTGCTTACAACATCGTATCTAGTAACCCTGAGTCAAAGAATCCAGATTCAAATGCAGGTAAGATTGCAGCAATGCTTAAAAAGTATATTGATGAGGGTAAGACCGGCATCAACGCTGGTGAGGGTTTCTATAAATACAGATAA